The genomic interval ATCATGCCGCCTCAAACCCGCATCTTGGGTCCAAAATGGGCATCGATGCCACCCGCAAAATGCCGGAAGAAGGATACTCCCGCACCTGGCCCGATGTGATCCGGATGGATCCCAAGGTTGTGGAGAAAATAAACCAGTTGTGGCCAATGCTGGGAATTGATTAATCTTCAAGGAAAAAACAAATCAATGGCAACTAAAGACCAAGTACACGACATGTTTCAGACGATTTCGCCCACCTACGACCTTTTAAATTCCCTTCTGAGCTTTAATATCGACAAGTACTGGAGAAAAAAAACCATAGCCGCTCTCAGAGCCCAGTGTCAGCGGCAGGAAAAGCAGGTCATTCTGGATCTGTGCAGCGGCACGCTCGATCTGGCTCTTCAGCTCCTGAAGGAGAGCGGGCCGAAGACCAAAGTGCTCGCTCTGGATTTCAGCTCAAAGATGCTCACCGAAGGAAAGAAAAAGATCCCGCCGGAATATCGGGACAGGATCAGCCTGGTCTGTGCCGATATCGAGCATCTGCCGCTGCGGGATACTGCGGCGGAAGGTGCGGTCATGGGCTTTGGCCTGCGAAACCTGATTGACCGCCGCCAGGGCCTGCGGGAAATCAACCGGGTGCTGAAGCCTTCGGCCAGACTGGCCATTCTGGAATTCTCTCATCCCAGGTCCAGATTTTTCCGGGCCATCTATTATTTTTACTCCCTGCATGTCCTGCCGCTCATTGGCGGGCTGATTTCCGGCAATATCCATGCCTACCGCTACCTGCCCGACTCGGTGCTGAAATTCTATACCCCGGCACAGCTCCAGGAGATCATGCAGGAAGTCGGCTACCGGAAGGTCCGGTTTTCCCTTTTGACCGCCGGTATTGTAGCCCTTCACGTAGGAGAAAAGGACTATGCCCGCTGACCACCCTGCCCCTGTGCCCGCTCCACATCCTGCCGAGCGCATCGTTCTGGCCATGACCGGCGCAAGCGGCATGGTGTATGCCCAAAGGCTTCTGACCCGGCTGCTGGCGTCGGGAGTCGATGTCCATCTGATTATTTCCCGGCAGGGGGCTGCGGTCGCACACGAGGAGCTTGGCCTTGGGCCGGAGTATTTTCGGCAGCTTCCGGTGACCTGCCCGGTCACCTGCCATGATTATCAGGATTTTTCCTCCCCTCTGGCCAGCGGCTCGTTCCACACTCAAGGCATGGTAATTATCCCCTGCTCCATGAACAGCCTGGCAGCCATAGCCCGGGGGCTTTCGATCGATCTCATCCACCGGGCCGCTTCCGTTCACCTCAAGGAGCGGCGAAAGCTCATTGTGGTCCCCCGGGAAAGCCCGGTGAGCAGTGTTCATCTTGAGAATATGCTGATCCTCTCCCGCGAAGGGGCGGTCATTATGCCTGCCATGCCAGCCTTTTACCATCACCCGCAAAACCTCGATGACCTGGTGGAGCATTTCGTCAGCAGAATTCTGGACCAGATCGGCCAGGTATCCCCCCGTGTCGAAGCCTGCGCCAGGGAAAGGAGGAAGGAATATGGCCAGGGTGATTGACCGGACAAAGACTATCCTGGAGATGATCAAGTTCGAGCATACTATCTTTGCCCTCCCCTTTGCCCTCCTGGCCGCTTTTCTGGCTGCCCGCGGGTGGCCAGCACCCCGGCAGATATTCTGGATCCTGGTGGCCATGGTGGGGGCACGCAGCGCTGCCATGAGCTTCAACCGGCTGGTGGATGCTCCCATTGATGCCCAAAATCCCCGCACCCGCGACCGGGCCATCCCTGCGGGGAAAATCAGGCGGGGGGAGGTAATTCTTTTCCTTCTGATCTCCTCGGTTCTCTTCTTTTTTGCTGCCTATAGCCTCAACAGGCTCTGTCTGCTGCTTTCTCCTCTGATATTAGCCATTTTGCTCCTGTATTCGTACACCAAGCGGTTCACCGCCGGTGCCCATCTGGTCCTGGGGCTCTGCCTTGGGCTGTCTCCTCTGGGAGGCTGGATAGCTGTGGCCGGTCGGGCCGACTGGCTGCCGGTAGTGCTTGGGGCCGGCGTGCTGCTGTGGGTAAGCGGGTTTGATATCATTTACGCCTGCCTGGATCATGACTTTGACCGGAAGGCAAAGCTTCACTCCATTCCCTGCACATTCGGCATCCGCGCAGGATTATGGATTTCCATACTCTTTCACCTCGGTGCGGCTGTCTGCTTCCTGGTGCTTTTTCGGATGGCCGGATTAGGTCCTGCCTATTTGACCGGCTATGCGATAACGGTCTTTTTTCTCTTCTACCAGCACTGGATCGTCCGCCCCGATGACCTGTCCAGAGCCAATTTCTCCTTTTTTATCGCCAATGGGATAATCAGTATGGTGCTCTGTGGTTCGGCAATTATCGATATTCTGATTATGGGAAAATAAAGCAACCGCGCCCTGCGGTAAAGTTGCCCTTCGGCCAAAAGTTCAACCCTCTCCCTTCCGAAGAGATAGAAAAGGACTACTGAACCATAATAAAGGAGATATCATGTTTTGGGAAGGGCCAGAGAACAGGAAATCTACCCGTATTCGCTCTAAGATCTTTGTCCGCTATCATCGAGTAATCGACAGTCCGATGCCCCCCGAATTCCGGAAATCCTTTACCAGGGATATCAGCACTTGCGGTCTTTCACTGGAAACCGATGAGCTTCTTCCCGTCGGGTCGGAGGTGAAACTGCATTTTACCCTTCCCGGCCTGAACAAAGAGATTACTGCCTGGGGAAGAGTAGCCCACATTGAAGAGCTGGATTTCAATTCCCGATACCGGATCGGCCTTTCCTTCCAAAAACTGGAAGGGGTCGATCAGGAAGAGATCCACAAGCGAATCGAGATGATGGATATCCTGCGACTGCTGCATCTGGCTCATGAAAACAAGGCTTCGGATCTCCATCTGACCTACGGACGCCCCCCGATCCTGCGGGTATTCGGACGGCTTCAGCCCCTGGAGATGGAGGAACTTGGATCAGAAGACCTGCAGACGCTGATTTACAGCATCCTCAGTGAGGAACAGATCCGGCGCTTTGAAAAGTGGAAAGAGCTGGATTTCGCCTTCTCGCCCAATCCTCATGTCCGCTTCCGGGTCAATGTCCACTTTCAGCGGGGGAACGTCGAAGCGGTCTTTCGGACCATCAGGCCCGATATCAGGTCCATCAATGAGCTTGGCCTGCCCGGCGTTGTGGCTGACCTGGCTGAAAAGCGAAAAGGCATCGTTATTATCGCCGGTCCGACCGGATCAGGGAAAACCACCACCCTGGCCGCTATGGTTGACAAGATCAACCGGGAACGGGAAGCGGTGATCATCTGCCTGGAAAACCCGATCGAATGCCTCCACAAGAATGTCAAATCCATCGTCAAGCAAAGGGAAATCGGCACCGATACCATTTCCTTCTCCATGGCCCTTCGCTGCGCCCTGCGTCAGGACCCGGATGTTATCCTGATCGGTGAGCTTCAGGATGCGGAATCAGCCAGTGTGGCTATTACCGCTGCCGAAACCGGCCACCTGGTGTTGACTTCCATGCATGCTCCGGATTGTGTTCAGGTGCTGGACCGGCTGGTGGGCATGTTCCCCTCCCATCAGCGCACGCAAATCTCCATGCAGTTGTCAAACTGCCTGCTGGGAATTGTCGCCCAGGCCCTTTTGCCCCGAAAGCACGGAGATGAACAGGTGGTGGCCACCGAAGCCCTGATTATTACCGAGGCAGCCAGAAGCATTATCCGGGAAAATAACACCGTCCAACTGCGCTCGATCATCGAGACCGGCGGCAGATACAAGATGCATACCATGCAGGATTCTGTCCGCAAGTTGTACAGCCGGGGCATTATCTCGCTGGAAGCAGCCAGAGAATTTTGCAGCGATCTGGATCTCATGCCTGAATATGCTGATGCGGTCGCTTCCCGAAGAGCCTAGTGATAAGAAGGCAGGAGGCAGGAGGCAGGAGACAGGAGACAGGAGACAGGAGTCAGAATAAAGAATGGTCAATGGCCGGAAAAGCACTGGCCACTGATCACTGACCACTGGTTCGCATCACGTCCCAGGGGAGAATTTCCCGCTCATCGCGCGGCCTTGTGGCATAGAATTCCGGATTGAGATTGACGGCCTGGAACGCTTGTTTCCAGTTCCCTCCGTTTGCATGAGCATGGTTGAGGATTTCTCCAACCCTGCGGTCTGCACGGGCCAGCATTCCCTGAATAAAGGCCCACTTGGGTACATCGGTCAGGACCTGGACATTAGGCATGCTCTTCAGGCGGCCAGCCAGAAACTTCAGCTTGGACTGTAAAACCGAAACCGGCTCCATCGCGCAGCGTTCGAACCGGCTGAGCGGCTTGGGTACAAAGCAGTTCACGTTGACGGTAATCCTGCCCGACAAAACTTTCTGGCCGGCGGTTTGCAGCTCAACATGTCTGATTCTTTTGACCAGTGACAGAATGGCTTCCACATCAGCTTCGGTCTCCGAAGGCAGGCCGATCATGAAATAGAGCTTCAGGTTCGGGATGCCGCGGGCAACGATCTTGTGAACCCGGTCAAAGATAAGCTCATCCGGCATGGCCTTGCCAAGATGCCTGCGCAGCCTTTCGCTGCCAGCCTCCGGGGCCAGGGTGATGGTCTTGTGTCCACTGGCCACCAGGCAATCGAGCATTTCCGGCGTGATCGACTCGGCTCTCAGGGAGCTGACCGAAACCTTCCCTCCTTCAGCCATAACCTGAGAGCAGATTTCCAGAATCCGGGGATGGTCCGTGGTTGAGGCACTGACCAGGCCGATGCGGTCGCGGAAAGAGAGCCCGCGCCGGATGGACGGCAGCAGCGCCTCCGGGCTTCGGGTGCGGTACGGCTTATAAAGGTTGGTCATGAGACAGAAGCTGCAACTGCGTCGACACCCCCGGCTGATTTCGACAAGAAACATGTCACCGAATTCGGTATTCGGGGTCACGATGCGCGTTGTGGTTTCATAGGCGTCAAGATCGGGAACGAGTGCCTGGGAAACCCGGGGCAAAGCGCCTTCGGCAGCCGAAATCCCGGCTATGGTGCCATCGTCATGATAATCCACCCGGTAAGACCGGGGGACATAAAATCCCGCCCGGCCAGCCAGAACCTTGAGCAACTCCTCCCGGCAGCTCCTGCTCCCCTTCCAGGACAGATAAAGGTCGATGAATTCGGGGACAATTATCTCTCCCTCGCCGACCACAAAAAAATCGGCAAAGCGGGCCAGCGGCTCGGCATTGAACCCGGCGCAGGCACCGCCGATCATTACCAGAGGGTCCTGCGGTGTTCTCTCGTTCGCCTCCAGGGGAATCCTGGCCATCTCAAGGACTTTCAGGATGTTCAGATAGTCGTTCTCATACGAGACTGAAAAAGCAACGATGTCGAATTCGTGCAGCATGCGCTGAGTCTCCAGCGAAACCAGAGACTCCTGGGGAGGCAAGGGCTTATCCGGAATAAATACCCGCTCACAGACCGTATCTTCCCGGTCGTTGAGCAGGGCGTAAATGGTCTGGAATCCGAGGTTGGACATGCCGACGTGATAGAGGTTCGGATAGACCAGGGCCACCGAGACCTTACCGCCGGGATCTTTGATAATACTGCCCTGCTCCTGAGAAATCAGGGCCTTGGCCTGCTCTTTCTGCCGCCAGGAAACCAAGATGCTTCAACCGCTCCTTTCAGTCAAGTACTGATATTATGCAAAAATATAAGTTTTACTTGGCATGTAACTCCTGATTAATCCTTTCTGCCAGGAATATCTTCAGAAGGGATTGATAGGGGACATCTCTCTTGTTGGCCAGCATCTTGAGTTCTTCAAGCAGATATTCAGGCAGTCTGATGGATATGGTCTTGGTAGAGGGTTTTAATTTTGGGAAAATTGCTCTCTTTGCCTCTGAATAGTCTAAATATTCAGTAAAATCGTGAGTTGACCAAAATTCAAACTCTTCTTCTTCAGTGTTAAACTTTGGTATTTCTTTCGACTTTCGCATATGTCTGGCTCTCTTTCCGGGTCATATCTCTTGCCATGATAACCCTTATCTTGTTATTTCTTATGGTGAATGCTAAGGATAACAACCGATTATTATTGGTTTTACCTGAAACAAAGTAACGGGTTTCCATCTGTGAGTGCTTCTCGTCTTTCCTGATTATCAATGGCTCATTTAAAAATATCTCCTCGCATTCAAAGTGACTGACCCTATGCTTTTCCCAATTCTTTGTTATATTCCATTCATCCCATTCAAACCCTTCAACCTGAAATACTATATCCATCATTTCTTCACCCTTATATTATCCCGTATATGTCAAATATATACATATTGACTGTTCATGTCAATACGGTAAAGATGATATCTTTATATCATAGACTGGGAATCGCCGATATGATAATCTCATGTCCTGGGGGATACAGAAGATAACTATGAGAAAGGGTTGAGAATATGAAACTTCCTATCTATCAGATCGATGCTTTTACCAGCAAAGTTTTTTCCGGCAATCCGGCAGCGGTATGTCCGCTTGAGCAATGGATTGACGACACCCTGATGCAGGCCATTGCGGAGGAGAACAACTTGTCTGAAACAGCCTTCTTTGTTCCGGCAGAAGGAGGATATCACATCCGCTGGTTTACTCCGGTGGCCGAGATCGGCCTGTGCGGTCATGCGACTTTGGCGGCGGCCTTCGTTATTTTCACCTTTTTTGACCTGCCGGGTCAGGGTAATGAAATTGTCTTTTTCTCCCGAAGTGGCGAGCTTAAGGTCACGCAGCAGAGCCAGGGGATGCTGGCGATGGATTTTCCTTCCCTGGTACCCGCACTGTGCAGCGCCATACCGCAGGATTTGCTGGAAGGGCTTGGCAAAGAGCCCCGGGAAGTGCTCTGCACAGAAGACTTTATGGCCGTCTTTCCCTGTGAAAGTGATATCGGGGAACTCAAGCCTGATATGGAAAAGCTCCGCAAACTTGGCCTGCGGGGGGTTATCATAACCGCACAAGGAGACGAGGCTGATTTTGTATCACGGTTTTTTGCCCCCAGATTCGGTATCGATGAA from bacterium carries:
- a CDS encoding radical SAM protein, with the protein product MVSWRQKEQAKALISQEQGSIIKDPGGKVSVALVYPNLYHVGMSNLGFQTIYALLNDREDTVCERVFIPDKPLPPQESLVSLETQRMLHEFDIVAFSVSYENDYLNILKVLEMARIPLEANERTPQDPLVMIGGACAGFNAEPLARFADFFVVGEGEIIVPEFIDLYLSWKGSRSCREELLKVLAGRAGFYVPRSYRVDYHDDGTIAGISAAEGALPRVSQALVPDLDAYETTTRIVTPNTEFGDMFLVEISRGCRRSCSFCLMTNLYKPYRTRSPEALLPSIRRGLSFRDRIGLVSASTTDHPRILEICSQVMAEGGKVSVSSLRAESITPEMLDCLVASGHKTITLAPEAGSERLRRHLGKAMPDELIFDRVHKIVARGIPNLKLYFMIGLPSETEADVEAILSLVKRIRHVELQTAGQKVLSGRITVNVNCFVPKPLSRFERCAMEPVSVLQSKLKFLAGRLKSMPNVQVLTDVPKWAFIQGMLARADRRVGEILNHAHANGGNWKQAFQAVNLNPEFYATRPRDEREILPWDVMRTSGQ
- a CDS encoding UbiA-like polyprenyltransferase, which gives rise to MARVIDRTKTILEMIKFEHTIFALPFALLAAFLAARGWPAPRQIFWILVAMVGARSAAMSFNRLVDAPIDAQNPRTRDRAIPAGKIRRGEVILFLLISSVLFFFAAYSLNRLCLLLSPLILAILLLYSYTKRFTAGAHLVLGLCLGLSPLGGWIAVAGRADWLPVVLGAGVLLWVSGFDIIYACLDHDFDRKAKLHSIPCTFGIRAGLWISILFHLGAAVCFLVLFRMAGLGPAYLTGYAITVFFLFYQHWIVRPDDLSRANFSFFIANGIISMVLCGSAIIDILIMGK
- a CDS encoding BrnA antitoxin family protein; its protein translation is MRKSKEIPKFNTEEEEFEFWSTHDFTEYLDYSEAKRAIFPKLKPSTKTISIRLPEYLLEELKMLANKRDVPYQSLLKIFLAERINQELHAK
- a CDS encoding PilT/PilU family type 4a pilus ATPase, whose translation is MFWEGPENRKSTRIRSKIFVRYHRVIDSPMPPEFRKSFTRDISTCGLSLETDELLPVGSEVKLHFTLPGLNKEITAWGRVAHIEELDFNSRYRIGLSFQKLEGVDQEEIHKRIEMMDILRLLHLAHENKASDLHLTYGRPPILRVFGRLQPLEMEELGSEDLQTLIYSILSEEQIRRFEKWKELDFAFSPNPHVRFRVNVHFQRGNVEAVFRTIRPDIRSINELGLPGVVADLAEKRKGIVIIAGPTGSGKTTTLAAMVDKINREREAVIICLENPIECLHKNVKSIVKQREIGTDTISFSMALRCALRQDPDVILIGELQDAESASVAITAAETGHLVLTSMHAPDCVQVLDRLVGMFPSHQRTQISMQLSNCLLGIVAQALLPRKHGDEQVVATEALIITEAARSIIRENNTVQLRSIIETGGRYKMHTMQDSVRKLYSRGIISLEAAREFCSDLDLMPEYADAVASRRA
- a CDS encoding PhzF family phenazine biosynthesis protein, whose protein sequence is MKLPIYQIDAFTSKVFSGNPAAVCPLEQWIDDTLMQAIAEENNLSETAFFVPAEGGYHIRWFTPVAEIGLCGHATLAAAFVIFTFFDLPGQGNEIVFFSRSGELKVTQQSQGMLAMDFPSLVPALCSAIPQDLLEGLGKEPREVLCTEDFMAVFPCESDIGELKPDMEKLRKLGLRGVIITAQGDEADFVSRFFAPRFGIDEDAVTGSAHCSLIPFWARRLNKKSLYARQLSRRGGELYCMDRGDRVIISGRAVKYMEGTITI
- the ubiE gene encoding bifunctional demethylmenaquinone methyltransferase/2-methoxy-6-polyprenyl-1,4-benzoquinol methylase UbiE, producing MATKDQVHDMFQTISPTYDLLNSLLSFNIDKYWRKKTIAALRAQCQRQEKQVILDLCSGTLDLALQLLKESGPKTKVLALDFSSKMLTEGKKKIPPEYRDRISLVCADIEHLPLRDTAAEGAVMGFGLRNLIDRRQGLREINRVLKPSARLAILEFSHPRSRFFRAIYYFYSLHVLPLIGGLISGNIHAYRYLPDSVLKFYTPAQLQEIMQEVGYRKVRFSLLTAGIVALHVGEKDYAR
- a CDS encoding flavin prenyltransferase UbiX translates to MPADHPAPVPAPHPAERIVLAMTGASGMVYAQRLLTRLLASGVDVHLIISRQGAAVAHEELGLGPEYFRQLPVTCPVTCHDYQDFSSPLASGSFHTQGMVIIPCSMNSLAAIARGLSIDLIHRAASVHLKERRKLIVVPRESPVSSVHLENMLILSREGAVIMPAMPAFYHHPQNLDDLVEHFVSRILDQIGQVSPRVEACARERRKEYGQGD
- a CDS encoding BrnT family toxin, translating into MMDIVFQVEGFEWDEWNITKNWEKHRVSHFECEEIFLNEPLIIRKDEKHSQMETRYFVSGKTNNNRLLSLAFTIRNNKIRVIMARDMTRKESQTYAKVERNTKV